Proteins encoded together in one Monomorium pharaonis isolate MP-MQ-018 chromosome 8, ASM1337386v2, whole genome shotgun sequence window:
- the LOC105831673 gene encoding uncharacterized protein LOC105831673 isoform X4: MYRVTTCNVFHGGFAIVFLVKGSGGRYALKRMYVNNEHDLNVCKREIQIASNLSGHKNIIGYVDSSITHTTGGIHELLLLMPYCKSQVLQMMNNRLQTGFNESEVLQIFCDVCEAVSRLHHCQTPIIHRDLKVENILLADNGHYVLCDFGSATGKVLNPSVHGAAVVEEEIKKYTTLSYRAPEMVDMYCGKPITTKADVWALGCLLYKLCFFTLPFGESTLAIQSGNFTIPDNSRYSKALHCLIRYMLEPDPDIRPDIYQVSAIAFQIQGKECPVQNLHKVPTPTIESLQCPPMESENIKRAASVKTPKPTPIATTVEGTSVTPRQRPKGQAVSTGPISLSGQIVGQISGQGNQTQTTPANSYVQVRLTNRKHTRYLKYTRSLLDIFDKHLINVIILFYQVSPHVCTPSQSVPFGQSQGQPSQYGQSQSPMISHSPLTQQSPVTVQDKNAFYFDSRQHDATKSATNVNEKNLEALFPSSGYPDPFKDDTKTMPPPAKIPPPVAPKPGKILPKLSNPSYPSSSKYPPVTSLPSKLSLPTGPNKATPLTVTPLTLPKPVNKTESLSQNISSSTSPPDSPTLSSRHRRNVSDTSAFNKAFATETTQFLAPYEASVKPRADDTTTPPELPNDTRPCIATSASHVRVGELSNLMGSEGRSLSADVAAWNPFEDVQPFNQLTEDHIFGAEFDKIRRGSNTSISGVKSRESLVMTYTELPEDPFESAPFSLPTGKKSKIGSKTAAIAGGKSINGKTRVPLAQWNSGVEHNGGGVDDEASLITESSPVSPPFVRAPAEDRSKYEKLAFNADEVSSDSDKGTKEAKERARKVKRRRVKNVLSRRRRVAAQHDNADNAANADYESDDSIGSASDLRAMNDEEGNDGEANDDDDDDEDGNARGKHDETISESVRTCGSSAYHAECESVATHEDDYRMKRPRKHHYRQQEQQLPTIDADPIVGHQYGEKPLLLDDELDPESKPEQSHGDPFVRHQYGSKPLLFNNGDSSSDNDNDKSKSLNNGIWKVEDDVFALAPFPRSSSSRKSSDSRESEPKNVDLGGSTRNSPHNSNLVTPISCSPIPAEVFTDLVESKLSSLPTKSVTLPCKYPKNVVIANNKTIYEEPASFHQPNLIQTSSPVKSSPHVSIAEEEENIEKDLFGSSPFSPSGFTNPFNNAQSNFSSIDSASTQPMSILSPSVGPSSYVDYTNCVPLQSHNTAVTPNNYYTSHSSTIASTSKYGMVTVNSEPVVSVEPSKDLFGSIPFEEFTSLKLNEQQQQQQRPTSLSLSQSLSQSQSPNYVENVVLTTTLPINNIVQSPKNSVVHLTPTPSSQSQPSSAYTIQTTTHTARITVHAVNSVSKVDITPDMMSPLSPEPLVVVDDDTPKHNKKDKSKYHLINENHGDVSPTYKTPHKIKSTSHKKTPKSKKNTTAPTGFSNMSFEDFPSDENEERQVGRTKVAPFEVIRETSEKRFGSLKRRSNPFT, from the exons ATGTATCGAGTTACAACGTGCAATGTGTTCCATG GGGGATTTGCGATTGTATTTTTGGTTAAAGGCTCAGGTGGACGATATGCACTTAAACGGATGTATGTCAACAATGAACATGATCTCAATGTGTGCAAGAGGGAAATACAAATTGCT AGCAACCTGAGTGGTCATAAAAACATCATAGGATATGTAGATAGTAGCATAACTCACACAACTGGTGGAATACATGAACTTCTGCTTTTAATGCCTTACTGTAAATCCCAAGTTCTACAAATGATGAATAACAG GTTGCAAACAGGTTTCAATGAATCAGAAGTActacaaattttttgtgaCGTTTGTGAAGCTGTATCGAGATTACATCACTGTCAAACTCCCATAATTCATAGAGATCTCAAG GTGGAAAATATACTGCTTGCTGACAACGGTCATTACGTTCTGTGTGATTTTGGGTCGGCGACGGGAAAAGTTCTCAATCCTAGCGTCCACGGTGCCGCGGTGGTCGAAgaggagataaaaaaatataccacTTTAAGCTACAGAGCACCTGAAATGGTCGACATGTATTGTGGAAAACCTATTACCACGAAAGCAGATGTTTGG GCTTTAGGATGTCTGTTATATAAACTCTGCTTTTTTACACTACCATTTGGCGAAAGCACGCTTGCTATACAATCTGGAAATTTCACTATACCCGATAATTCAAG ATATAGTAAAGCTCTCCATTGTTTAATTCGGTATATGCTCGAACCAGATCCTGACATACGTCCTGACATTTATCAAGTTTCCGCAATCGCTTTTCAAATTCAAGGCAAAGAGTGCCctgtacaaaatttacat aaagttCCAACTCCAACAATAGAATCATTACAATGCCCTCCCATGGAATCCGAGAATATTAAAAGAGCAGCGTCTGTTAAAACACCGAAACCTACGCCTATAGCAACGACGGTTGAGGGCACGTCCGTGACACCGCGACAAAGACCGAAAGGACAGGCTGTCAGTACAGGACCAATCAGTTTAAGTGGTCAAATCGTGGGACAAATATCAGGCCAAGGAAATCAGACCCAAACTACGCCGGCAAATTCTTACGTTCAAGTAAGGCTAACAAATCGAAAGCACACAcgatatttgaaatatacacgaagtttattagatattttcgACAAACATTTAatcaatgtaattattttgttctatCAGGTATCACCACACGTTTGCACTCCCAGTCAAAGTGTTCCTTTCGGTCAGTCGCAAGGACAACCGTCGCAGTACGGTCAATCACAAAGCCCAATGATCAGTCACTCCCCTCTGACTCAACAGTCACCCGTCACTGTTCAagataaaaatgcattttatttcgATTCGAGGCAGCATGATGCTACGAAATCTGCGACGAACGTAAATGAAAAGAATTTGGAAGCGCTATTTCCGTCGTCAG GATATCCGGATCCGTTCAAAGATGACACGAAGACAATGCCACCACCTGCCAAGATACCACCTCCCGTTGCTCCTAAACCTGGCAAAATTCTTCCAAAACTGTCCAATCCTAGTTACCCGTCGTCATCTAAATATCCGCCAGTTACTTCGTTACCGTCAAAATTGTCTCTTCCGACGGGGCCTAACAAAGCGACTCCGCTGACGGTAACGCCGCTAACTTTGCCAAAACCAGTTAATAAAACAGAGAGTTTGAGTCAAAATATAAGTTCGAGCACATCTCCACCTGACAGTCCAACATTGTCCTCACGTCATAGAAGGAACGTCAGTGACACAAGTGCTTTTAATAA AGCATTCGCAACTGAAACTACTCAATTCTTAGCGCCATATGAGGCTTCGGTCAAGCCGCGTGCCGATGATACGACTACGCCACCAGAACTTCCAAATGATACAAGGCCTTGTATAGCAACTAGTGCCTCGCATGTACGTGTT GGCGAACTTTCAAATCTAATGGGATCGGAAGGGAGATCGTTGAGCGCGGATGTAGCGGCATGGAATCCGTTTGAGGATGTACAACCTTTCAATCAGTTAACGGAAGATCATATCTTCGGTGCTGAATTCGACAAGATAAGAAGAGGAAGCAATACCAGTATCAGTGGGGTGAAAAGTCGCGAAAGCCTTGTTATGACGTATACAGAATTACCAGAAGATCCCTTTGAATCTGCACCCTTTAGCCTGCCaa CAGGGAAGAAGAGTAAAATCGGGTCAAAGACTGCTGCTATTGCTGGAG GGAAGTCGATAAACGGTAAGACGAGGGTACCTCTGGCGCAGTGGAATTCCGGGGTCGAGCACAATGGTGGTGGCGTGGACGACGAGGCGTCCCTGATTACAGAATCTAGCCCGGTTTCACCGCCGTTCGTTCGCGCGCCGGCAGAGGACCGTTCCAAGTATGAGAAATTGGCATTCAACGCCGACGAAGTGTCGAGTGACAGCGACAAGGGCACCAAGGAGGCAAAGGAACGGGCGAGAAAGGTAAAGAGGCGACGTGTGAAAAATGTGCTGAGTCGTAGGAGGAGAGTAGCTGCCCAGCATGATAACGCGGACAACGCGGCGAACGCGGATTATGAGTCGGATGACTCGATCGGTTCAGCCAGCGATCTGCGCGCGATGAATGACGAGGAGGGCAATGATGGTGAGGCGAACGAcgatgatgacgacgacgaggacggcAACGCGCGCGGCAAGCATGACGAGACCATCTCCGAGAGCGTGCGCACATGTGGTAGTTCCGCGTATCACGCGGAATGTGAGTCCGTTGCGACGCATGAGGATGATTATAGAATGAAGAGGCCGAGAAAACACCACTATCGGCAGCAAGAGCAACAACTGCCGACGATCGATGCGGACCCAATCGTCGGCCACCAGTACGGTGAAAAGCCATTGTTGCTGGATGATGAGCTGGATCCTGAATCCAAACCGGAACAGTCACATGGCGATCCCTTTGTGCGACATCAGTACGGCTCGAAGCCGTTACTGTTCAACAATGGCGACAGCTCGTCCGACAACGATAACGACAAGTCCAAGTCACTCAACAACGGGATCTGGAAGGTGGAGGACGATGTGTTCGCTCTGGCTCCCTTCCCCAGATCCAGCAGTTCGCGAAAGAGCAGCGACAGTCGCGAGAGCGAGCCCAAAAACGTCGATCTGGGCGGTAGTACGAGAAACTCGCCTCACAACTCGAATCTAGTAACGCCGATTTCCTGTTCACCCATACCGGCGGAAGTATTCACGGATTTGGTGGAGAGTAAACTCTCATCTCTGCCGACCAAGTCTGTCACTCTACCCTGTAAATACCCCAAAAATGTCGTAATCGCAAACAACAAAACTATCTATGAGGAACCAGCGTCGTTCCATCAGCCGAATCTCATTCAAACGTCATCGCCGGTCAAGAGCAGCCCTCATGTCAGTATCGCCGAAGAGGAGGAGAATATTGAGAAGGACCTCTTTGGTTCTTCCCCGTTCAGCCCGAGTGGATTCACCAATCCCTTTAACAACGCTCAGTCAAATTTTTCGAGCATTGACTCCGCGTCGACACAGCCCATGTCGATTCTGAGTCCTTCGGTGGGTCCTTCCTCATACGTCGATTACACCAACTGCGTTCCATTGCAATCTCACAACACGGCGGTTACAccaaacaattattatactaGTCACTCGAGCACAATCGCATCCACGTCGAAATACGGCATGGTGACGGTAAATTCTGAACCAGTGGTCAGCGTAGAACCGTCTAAAGATCTCTTTGGGTCAATCCCGTTCGAAGAGTTTACCTCGTTGAAGCTCAAcgagcaacagcaacagcaacaacgTCCGACGTCTCTATCGCTGTCGCAATCTCTGTCGCAGTCGCAGTCGCCAAATTACGTGGAAAATGTCGTGCTAACGACGACGTTACCAATCAATAACATCGTGCAATCTCCGAAAAATAGTGTTGTTCATCTGACACCTACACCATCATCGCAGTCGCAACCGTCGTCCGCCTACACGATCCAAACGACCACGCATACCGCTAGGATCACCGTGCACGCAGTTAACAGTGTTTCCAAGGTGGACATCACGCCTGACATGATGTCACCTTTATCTCCCGAGCCTCTAGTCGTCGTGGACGATGATACGCCGAAACACAACAAGAAGGATAAGTCCAAATATCACTTGATTAATGAGAACCACGGCGATGTGTCGCCAACATACAAGACGCCCCACAAGATCAAATCGACGAGTCACAAGAAGACGCCGAAGAGTAAGAAGAACACAACAGCGCCCACAGGTTTCAGCAACATGAGTTTCGAGGACTTTCCCAGCGACGAAAACGAGGAGAGACAAGTGGGACGGACGAAGGTAGCACCCTTCGAGGTGATCCGCGAGACGTCGGAGAAGCGATTCGGTTCGTTGAAGAGGCGGAGCAATCCGTTCACCTGA